TAGCGTCCCGCCTCGACGAGCGAGCGGGCAAATGCATCCTGCTGATCGGTCAACGATATCGACGACTTGACGCTCACTGGCTATCTCCTTCAAGCGTTAAAGTGCTACCCAGTCGCACATATGTCAAGGCGTCGCATCAAGACGACCTCGGGCCGAGGTTACTGCCGGCGCTTCGCAGTGTCGTTGACGCCGCCCAGATCCGGCGCAATCCCATAACTCATATTCTTCATCTGCTGGATGACGCGCGCCATCTCCTCGTCATCGAGAATGGGGGGTTCGCCGAGCGTCAGTGCCTGAACATAAAGGCGCGACAGGGTTTCGACTTCGATGGCGAGCGCAAGCGCGGCCGCCGGCGTCTTGCCGAGCGAGATCTGTCCATGCTGACCAAGCAGGCAGGCAAGCCTGTCCTGCAGTGCCTCGATCGCCGCATCCGAAAGGGCTTGCGTGCCGAAGGTGGCATAGCGCGCGCAGCGGATCGTCGTGCCTCCCGCGACACCGGTCATATAGTGGAAGCTCGGGATGGTCTTGTGGTGCACGGCAAGCGTGGTCGCGTAGACCGAATGGCAATGGAGAACGCAGTCGATATCCTGGCGGGAGGCAAGGATATCGCGATGAAAGCGCCATTCCGACGACGGCCGGCGTTCACCCTCGTAACTGCCGTCAAAATACATCTGCACCAGATCCTTCGGCTGCATCATGTCATAGGGAAGAGACGTGGGCGTGATCAGGAAGCCCTTGGGATTGCGCACCGACATGTTGCCGGCCGTTCCCTGATTGATGCCGGACGCGTTCATCCGGCGGCAGATCGCTACCATTTCCTCGCGCTGGGCGTTGTCGTCATGTGTCGTCACGATATTTGCTCCATGGTCTTGATCAGCGCCTGCCAGCGGCGCTGATAGGATGAAAGTTCGGGAAAGTCGGAAATATCCGGCGCCTCGGCTGCCAGCGGCGCGGGCGAAATGCGCTTTTCATGGGCAGCGAGCATGGCAGCGCCTGTCGCCGTGCCCGTCGTGCTGCGGCTCACAAGCACCCGCCGGTCGGGCAAGAGCGCCGCAACGGCGGCGCCATAGAGAGGATCGACGACAAAATTCCCGTCGAGCACCACTGTTCCCGCAGCAGGCAGATCCCGGATGCAGTCTGCCGTCAGCAACGCCGAATAGAGCACGGCGAGCGTGAAGCGGACGTCTCCTTCGT
Above is a window of Rhizobium sp. CCGE531 DNA encoding:
- a CDS encoding class II aldolase/adducin family protein translates to MVAICRRMNASGINQGTAGNMSVRNPKGFLITPTSLPYDMMQPKDLVQMYFDGSYEGERRPSSEWRFHRDILASRQDIDCVLHCHSVYATTLAVHHKTIPSFHYMTGVAGGTTIRCARYATFGTQALSDAAIEALQDRLACLLGQHGQISLGKTPAAALALAIEVETLSRLYVQALTLGEPPILDDEEMARVIQQMKNMSYGIAPDLGGVNDTAKRRQ